A stretch of Colletotrichum lupini chromosome 2, complete sequence DNA encodes these proteins:
- a CDS encoding GATA zinc finger, with protein sequence MVSVKPDAQLNHKRPKLGLQMSAEAEGEAAANAFASDAAPDDADAHSPLPPISFDQIKATEMIQRIHNDARQLLQNIQGLVDGACSKGGCECGDCSRETTSNNSRILAAQSLSEVIASNLDDLALLSYRSTTDADRQQSVSPRATRKRRSSTVAAFDRTSKVVGSFFPQ encoded by the exons ATGGTTTCCGTCAAACCTGATGCGCAGCTGAACCACAAACGGCCCAAGCTCGGGTTGCAGATGTCGGCGGAGGCGGAgggggaggcggcggcgaatGCATTCGCGTCCGATGCAGCGCCGGACGATGCCGATGCCCACTCGCCGCTACCGCCAATATCCTTTGACCAGATCAAGGCGACGGAGATGATACAAAGA ATTCACAACGATGCGAGACAGTTGCTCCAAAACATTCAGGGTTTGGTCGATGGCGCCTGTTCAAAAGGCGGCTGCGAGTGCGGCGATTGCTCTAGAGAGACGACGAGCAATAACTCGAGAATACTAGCTGCGCAGAGTTTATCAGAGGTCATCGCCAGCAACCTAGATGATCTGGCGCTGCTGTCCTACAGAAGCACCACAGATGCAGATCGGCAACAGTCTGTGAGCCCCAGAGCGACCAGGAAAAGGCGCTCTTCCACCGTGGCGGCGTTTGATCGCACTTCAAAAGTGGTAGGCTCCTTTTTCCCTCAGTAA
- a CDS encoding phytochrome B, giving the protein MAQPARPIDDDVQIHQHLDNILEPASNTIQHFGFLVTLIVNEDNASRLVVNCASDNSATFTGYSPDDLFGLEDFGSILERDDVRTLMARLGLLREEKSDVGATGGRAVFNLSIIPKHGEATRFWCSMHLTRDSPGPETIVCEFEPHEDGSATPVGQRSYTRDVVTKTPRMFRRVGKDSVELSTMQAIGIMSEIQASFAAIAGLAAVPETIVAAVEEVTGFDRVVLYRIDEFMAITILDTSDREWRGSQRCIHFTRPSRAGNVNHQSPFPSHLRILHDSDASPARLVWKSAGSHQHGSIHLDRSYLNRASPTFFEELAAEDYKARSFLTIPINAFGKRWGLVVCYGYSPEGTPLPISKRQMCEFIGSTSGVAIERLSYASMLGHVESSQARGDSIRYPNESTAASQDLLRLFGADFALTSTRGEIGRLGEPSKELYQEATAIVRCIQPYRSESVIISTDVAAELPDLEIAASARTISGLLWAPLSTSSGDFVVFFRFKQPTSPVARDGASSLLESDPQSATQSALQWSDRQVRMATALGSLGRQLPLSQLPKESTSVTIQSVLSLARIEPHVYSAVGSIVESLDDTLQNLGEQHAAYNNVNQAYFSSRALEYLLNDLRC; this is encoded by the coding sequence ATGGCTCAGCCTGCACGCCCAATCGACGACGATGTCCAAATACACCAACATCTCGATAACATCCTCGAGCCCGCGTCCAACACTATACAACACTTTGGCTTCTTGGTTACACTCATCGTGAACGAGGACAATGCCAGCCGTCTCGTGGTCAACTGCGCGAGCGACAATTCGGCCACATTTACAGGTTATTCCCCGGATGACCTGTTCGGACTCGAAGACTTTGGCAGCATCTTGGAGCGAGACGATGTGAGAACCTTGATGGCTCGGCTTGGTTTGCTCAGAGAAGAGAAATCCGATGTAGGAGCTACAGGTGGCCGTGCTGTTTTCAACCTGTCGATTATCCCCAAACATGGCGAAGCTACAAGATTTTGGTGCTCCATGCACCTTACTAGGGACTCTCCAGGCCCCGAAACGATCGTTTGCGAATTCGAGCCACACGAGGATGGCTCTGCCACCCCAGTGGGTCAACGAAGTTACACGAGAGACGTTGTGACGAAAACCCCTCGAATGTTTAGGAGAGTCGGAAAAGATAGTGTGGAGTTGAGCACTATGCAGGCAATTGGGATCATGTCAGAGATACAGGCATCCTTCGCCGCCATAGCAGGTCTCGCGGCGGTCCCCGAAACCATCGTGGCTGCAGTGGAAGAGGTCACGGGGTTCGATAGAGTCGTTTTGTATCGCATCGACGAGTTCATGGCTATAACGATACTCGACACCTCCGACAGGGAATGGCGGGGCTCGCAGCGATGCATTCATTTCACGAGGCCCTCCCGCGCCGGCAACGTTAACCATCAGTCGCCTTTCCCGAGTCACCTCAGGATTCTACACGATAGCGATGCTAGTCCTGCGAGACTCGTCTGGAAAAGTGCGGGATCCCATCAGCACGGATCTATCCACCTGGACCGATCCTACCTCAACAGAGCTTCGCCAACTTTCTTTGAAGAGCTCGCGGCCGAGGACTACAAAGCTCGCTCCTTCTTGACCATTCCAATCAACGCCTTTGGTAAGCGATGGGGGCTGGTAGTCTGCTACGGGTATAGTCCCGAAGGAACACCACTACCCATTTCCAAACGCCAAATGTGCGAGTTCATTGGCAGTACATCTGGGGTCGCGATCGAAAGACTGTCATACGCTTCTATGCTGGGTCATGTTGAGTCGTCACAAGCTCGAGGCGATTCGATCCGATATCCCAACGAGAGCACCGCAGCGTCACAGGACCTCTTGCGCCTCTTTGGCGCCGATTTTGCGTTGACGTCTACCAGAGGAGAGATTGGCAGACTTGGAGAGCCTAGCAAAGAGTTGTACCAAGAGGCAACGGCGATTGTGCGGTGTATCCAACCATACCGAAGTGAATCTGTCATCATTTCGACAGACGTGGCGGCTGAACTGCCTGATTTGGAGATCGCTGCAAGTGCTCGTACCATATCCGGGTTGCTCTGGGCGCCGCTGTCCACATCTAGTGGTGACTTTGTTGTCTTTTTCCGATTCAAGCAACCTACGTCACCCGTTGCGCGCGATGGCGCATCATCACTTCTTGAGAGTGATCCTCAATCTGCTACCCAGTCAGCCCTTCAATGGTCTGACAGGCAAGTACGCATGGCCACTGCTCTCGGCTCACTTGGCCGCCAGCTACCACTCTCACAACTGCCCAAGGAGAGTACCTCCGTGACTATTCAGTCAGTGCTCTCGCTCGCTAGAATCGAGCCTCATGTGTACAGTGCCGTGGGCTCCATAGTTGAGAGTCTCGATGATACGTTGCAGAATCTCGGAGAACAACATGCTGCGTACAACAATGTTAATCAAGCGTACTTCTCATCTAGAGCGCTTGAGTACTTGCTCAACGATCTTCGTTGCTAG